The Lactuca sativa cultivar Salinas chromosome 2, Lsat_Salinas_v11, whole genome shotgun sequence genome includes the window CGCCATGTTGGGGTCGTAACCGTCGTTGTTCGTCATTACTATGGCGTTCCGACGATGTCCGCCACCCTGTAGGTGGTTGAATGCGTGTGTGTCTGCCTTTATGGGCTGCTTATGGTGCTAACAGTGGTGTATGGGTGTTATTTTGGGCAGAGAAGCAAGattacccaccaccaccaccgtagggtggtggctgtgTCGTCTTCAACCACCATGTGCAACTGGTGGTGTCATGTTCCTGGAGCGAGTGTGTGTGTTGTTGCTGATCGGAAAAGCTCAAGGAGAAACCGCCATGGCCGCCATGGTGGTCGCCGCCACTCGCCACCGCCGACCACCGCAAGGTGGTTGTTCGTGCATTTTATTTTTGATATGTTATTTTGATCTAAGCATTGTAAAATTGTAATAGTGGCTAGAATAATGAAATGAaaactcaaaaccaccaccgtgaggtggtggctgccgcctcttgCCGCCACCGGccaccgtgtcgggtggcggtgtgcttagttgtgttggGGTTGCTTTTtttggatgtttggacaaggactaaaaccctaatgggcctattaaaccctaatgggcccaatgaagccctaatggaccccaaaagcccaaacatgtgactaatgggTGTAATAAACCCTAACTAACCTAAAGAAAACCCCGATGGGCTTAAGGacttggttttgggcctattgggctaagatgagattggaaaccctaattagggtttagaaaaccctatatTGGATTTATAGGCTTGGACctatcgggacccacatttgaGCCATTTGTATGGAATTGTATGATAAGCCTGACTTCACCATATGATATATCTaatctctatactaataaaagagtagtcattttgccatgtgtcactatattagacctcttaattaatatgatgtcatttgtcaatctattagtttaccattttaaatttattagatctCCTACTTAATGTGATATTAATTGTCAatgtatttattatttattttaaattttaaattttatataattgttttcattaattcacaaataaaaaatgtctaatatatattaaaaattaattatatatatttatttgaaacaacgattataatttcacaaaactaatataaatatatcgtaagtaataatttatttaaaataattaattattaattttgaggttttactataaaatttcaattaattttataaccgtggtttccatgggttataaactagtagagtaatagacttaatggattaagtccttaattggttaagtgagaaacacctaaccctaattgttattttatgtgaaaccctagtttcacttgggctttgtgttgggcctttctattgggtttTGGTGTTGACGccaataatgggccatccaaggaCAATCATTGGACCA containing:
- the LOC128132198 gene encoding uncharacterized protein LOC128132198 isoform X2, translated to MENTSHARSKWSREARLPTTTTVGWWLCRLQPPCATGGVMFLERVCVLLLIGKAQGETAMAAMVVAATRHRRPPQDRGSVIQQLGLCLRDFTSVR
- the LOC128132198 gene encoding uncharacterized protein LOC128132198 isoform X1, with product MENTSHARSKWSREARLPTTTTVGWWLCRLQPPCATGGVMFLERVCVLLLIGKAQGETAMAAMVVAATRHRRPPQGTSFSKEGIRLDRSASQHVPHMRSLGLHSDTVL